The nucleotide window aagaccctgggaacatgacctgagctgaaggcagaggtttaacccactgagccacacaggtgcccctgggtaCTAGCATTTATCTATTATGTCACTTGCAAACATCTCCcattcataggttgccttttagtttctttattgtctcctttgctatgcagaagttttttttatctcgaggaagtcccaatagttcatttttgcttttgtttccctcgcctccagagatgtgtctagtaagaagttactACTTgcactttcttgatagtgtcctttgattcacaaaacattttaattttaagtccaatctattttattgttgtttgtgATTTCATGcttaagaaatcattgcctaattCAAGATCATAAAGATGCATGCTTgtgttttcttccaagtttttgaGTTTTTACACTtaagtctttgatttttttcaagttaatttttataaagggtGTGAAATAGGGGGCTAACTTCATCCTTTCCATGTGGTTGTCCTGTAGTTTCAGTATCATTTATTGAGAAGCTATTCATTCCCCATGAATCATCTTAGCATCTTCGTCATAAATCAGTTGACACATGGGTAATTTCTGGACCCTCAAGTCTATTTCATCCATCTCTGTCTACCCGATTCCAGGACCTCACTGTCTTGATTATGTTGTTTTGCGGTAAGTTCTGAAATTGAGAAATACTcctactttgttcttctttctcaaggttgttttggctattctgggtttCTTGCAAGTccatgtgaatttttaaaatcagttttgacAAAGAAGTTAACTGGGACAGGGCACTATTTTTGCTCATATAAATTTGGAAAGAGAATTAGCATTCTGGGAGAGCAGCTTTACTATAGTGGAAAGAAATTCCAGTGGTACGCAGCTGAGTAAATATGAATACTTAACTCTGTGTAattgagtctttttaaaaaatttaaattcaaccaattaacatatagtgtattattagtttcagaggtagagttcagtgattcatgtACTCCTTACATGATGTGTGTaaatgagtctttttaaaaaaatattttattcaagatAGAGCATGAATATGAGAGagaacaaagggagaggaagaagcagactccccactgagcagggagcccgatatggggctcaatcccaggaccccaggatcatgatctaaactgaaggcagacacttaaaatcAGCTGAGTTACCCTGGCGCCCTGTAACTGAGTCTTGACAGAAATTTATATCGGAGTCCAAAACAAAGATGACCATATTGTACTCTTGAATTTGAGCAGACACTGGGGATACATGAATTTTCtacatttacatttatgtaataatgtaaaataacaaaatgtgttCACAGTCTTTCCTTATCTTTTCATCATAATTATCCTGGGATTTAGTGAAGCAGGAATTTCTTATCCACCTATAGTCTTCAATAAGGTAATTTAGGCACAGAGAGGATAAGAAATGACTTGATCAAAGAGGTAATCAGTAAGTAGAGGAACACCCCAGTTTACCTAAGACTGAGGGGCTTTCCAGGATATAGGACTTTCCATGCTGAAACTGGGAAAGTCCCTAAAAAACTAATCCGAGTTGCACCTGTTCCTAGTAATTAGCCAAAAGTCAGGTAACAACTCAGGTCTTTTAACGCTTACTTTAAAACTTCTCTCACCAGCTGAACTCATCAAGCACGCATGACCTTCTTACTTTGGGAATTCTGCTTAAAACGTCTCTCTTCACTCAGCTTTTCTTGACAATCTGAGACTGAAGCTGCTCTAACCTTTCCAGCAATGCCTTGACTTTGGCATCCCAGCCTCAACTCATTCTATGTTTTCTCCTTTATATGGGGTCTAATAGTTTTCCCTTCCAtttgcctttcttctctttctcagatTACGGGCTGTAGAGGCAGATTCCTTCTCCTAACATGAGTGGGGGCTTGAGCAATACTGTTGCCTGACCAACAGGAAGTCAGTAGACATTCAACACACGTGACCTTCAGGGTCATGTAAGTTGCCCGGGGTCACCAATTATTACAAGCCAGTGATTATTTAAAGATAAACAAGAGTCATTTAGTGCGAAGAACACAATTTGtatatttattgcatttttgtGTGAATCATAACAAGAAACACACAGCCTAGTACAAATCAATGACCCGTCTCAGAGAGCCCACTCGGGCGTCCATGGCCCCCCAGTCGTGGTAGCGCCTGTAGTCCCCCGGTCTCAGCAGGTACTGCCGCCCCCGGTAGTTGGGCATCTCGTAGAGAACCCAGCAGCCCTCCAGCACGTGGAGGGAGTGGAGCTCATTGAGCCGGAAGCGATCGTGGATGCAGGAGCAGTCCTCCGTGAGTTCACTCACCAGACCCCCATAGTCATCTCTCTCGTACAGCCTTATCCTGTGGGAACTGGTCTGTTGTgacaggaaacaaaagaagaaaaatcaattgtATGCATCTCTGATCTCAGTAAAAGTGACTTAGTAACCTGCATCTTGGGGAAGCATGGTTTTCAAACCATCCTGCCGTATGCGTGTCTTCTCCCCACATGGCTGGTCTAACAAATTAGGAGGAGTGTTAAAATAAAACTGACCTGATGTTGTGGAAGAAACAGCCACTGAAATAAAGGGCACAGAAGGGATTGCTTTGTAGGAAGCCACTGGTCACGATATTTAGCGAGTTTGCAGAGAGGATTTTAACTGTCTTTTCCATTATGACGGCACATAACCGAGTCCTAACAAGCTTGTTTTTAAGTCACTCTTTGCACTTATTTACAATTCTTATTTACTCTGTGTCCACATAGCTGACATTTTGCCAAGTCACTTGAACCATTTGAAGTTCTTGCCTCAAAGAAATTCCCGTTTTATTTGTATGTCCTTTTGCACCTGCAAATTTCTGTAGCCTACTTTTGGTCTCACTTCTTGAATCTACTTGTCATACCACATAATTTGGTGTCACCAGAAAGCAGAAACACAAACTCAACATGTTTAAAAAACCTTAAGCGGTACTTTGATGAGGACTTTGTCCCATGAAGTCCTAATTAATGCTCTGTCTTTGACCCTCGTAAGAAAGTAGTTGATAATGACTCCAGGGAACCAGGGAGCCCCTTAGGAGCTGAGACATACTGTTCCAGTTTCTAGATCCTTATGTCATACAGACTGTGGAAGGCAATTGCTAATACAGTCAGAACACATTACACCTAAGTTGTTCTGCCGTGGTCTAAGTGTTCCTATCATTAAAAACTAATGACCTAGataggcttttttcccccctcttttccaAACATGGtgatttttatttagaaagtagGAATCAGCTAGGTGCTACCAGATTTAACTTCAGAGGCTATGTCGTGATTTCTTACACACTAAAAACAATCTTAAGTCCTTAAATAAGGAGGGGGGGAGAAGGAGGTTACAGTGATTCATTAGcctgctcacttttttttttctcccctaaatgCTTGAGAATCAGGAATTGCCATCCTTACTGTGAACACTAATCCTGAGTTGAAACAAACTGACTTTGACCAACAGGAATTTAGGGCCACGGATCAGTGATGCTTTCCCATCAGTCTGGGTGGAAGCAAGACTCACGTAAGGAATGGCCCGGCAGGAGCGGACGGAGTCGCTGAAGCCCAGCCACTGCTGGTAGTCGGGGTAGTCCCCGCGCCGCAGGAAGTACTGGTGGCCCTGGTAGTTGGGGCGCTCATAGAGCATCCAGCAGCCGCTGTCCACGCGGATGGAGTTGCAGCGGCTGAAGTAGGGCTGCAGGTTGGGGCAGTCGCTGCTGCACTCATAGCAGCGGCCCTGGAAGCCGCGGTCCTCGTAGAAGGTGATCTGCGGGGAGGGAACAACAAGGGAGGACCAGGATTCAGCAGGGAAGGCCCCCCAAGCACAGGAGACACTCAATAGATGCGACACGGCCCCTCGGGTGGCTCACCTTCCCCATTGTGGTTGGCAGCGGATGAACAGCGTCCAGTGTGATGGGGACGAGAGCGGCAGCGGGGATATATAGCAGGAGGGCTGCTGCGTTGGCAAGAACAACACAAAAGGGGCCTGGGGGTAGTGCGTGAGGGGATttctatgttctctctctttttttcatttgggatcatggggctgggggctctcattctctctggcATTTTCGAGTTCTCACTAGCTCCAGTGAAAGGAATTGAGGTCAGCAGAGCCATTATGACCTTGGAGACAAAGGGCGCACTTCTCATCCTATGCAGCTCTCTAGAAATACATTACGTGCCCAGCATTTTGTGTGTTTGCCTATGGAGACTGCTGAGATGGGGTTGGTGGTTCCATCTGGGGTGACTCGTGACAATCCTATGAGTCCCAGAAGGACGTGACGAAAAATCCTCTAATTGAAAGACAATTACATTTTCTAAATTACCTCCCCAGTGTGATATGGTTTTGCTATAAGCATTTCGTATATGTTTATGTAGGGGggaaaataaagattagaacgTTGGATGTATACACCAAAATGTCAGTCATGGTTATCCATAAATGGCAAATTATAGGtccttgttttatgtttttatttcttctttttgtcgCTTTTGATTGCCTTAATTTTCGACCATAAATATACAGTACGTTCATGAgatgaaaaataaactcaatttgtAAATGCATAACTCCGAGTTCCTGGTGAAAAgcaatacattttgaaaataagtCTATTTCGTTTTGAGATTAAATGCTTCTCCTCAGactaaaaataaagagatttccCGAGGCTCAGTGAGACTGTAGAACACATA belongs to Meles meles chromosome 9, mMelMel3.1 paternal haplotype, whole genome shotgun sequence and includes:
- the LOC123950920 gene encoding gamma-crystallin A; the encoded protein is MGKITFYEDRGFQGRCYECSSDCPNLQPYFSRCNSIRVDSGCWMLYERPNYQGHQYFLRRGDYPDYQQWLGFSDSVRSCRAIPYTSSHRIRLYERDDYGGLVSELTEDCSCIHDRFRLNELHSLHVLEGCWVLYEMPNYRGRQYLLRPGDYRRYHDWGAMDARVGSLRRVIDLY